CCGACCCGTTGTGCGAAAAGACTTGGCACCTTGATATGCCTTTACCAATACTCTCACTCCAACCTAAAAAGAAACTATTTCTCAAAACAAGAAGGCCATCTGAAAATCCAAGTTACCCAAAGTACCTCCCAAAATGCCTAATTGGGATCCAATctcattcttcaaattaaacCCTTGGGTTTCGATTATAAAGCAGGTCAAACAaattacataataaataaaaagaagaaatggaTTGGTAAAATAGTATTATTTCAATTACTTTTTGGCGGTTCACCCCTCGAGTAAAATATATTTGGGAAAATTTGAAACATACAAGAAATCACCTCCCCCTATTGCCAGGTTAGTGACTATTCCAACAAAAGACATTGCCAACTACCTTATGGCTTGGATTGAACCCCATTGTCTTCCAGCTTGGTTGCTTTCCTTTGGATGCAATCACGTCTAAGCAGAGTCCCTTCAAGGATTATATTCCCATGCTTGTTGCTAGGCCAATGGCCCACCTCATAGCCTCAATTTCTACCACCTCCGGGTTTTCTGAGTTTGAAGTAGTTATCTCTGCCCTCAACATTTCACGGTTTTCACCTCCAAGATTCCTTGTGACCATAGACAAGATTGAGTGGTTTGAGCAAACTACTGCATCACAATCCACTATAATTGGGCCTTGTGCTGTTTTCTCTGGGGTCCAACAACTGCAGGTTGCTCAAGAGAGTACTGCTTAGACCTGTCACAAATTGGTCTATAATGATCTTTTTCTCTTGAACGCCACTTGATTCCTTTTTAGTCTTTAAATCAGGTCAAACAACATGGCTGCAAAAACACTAAATtcatctctccctctctctctctctctctctctctctctatacgtAGGTTgcaatcttctttttcttccttgctTCTCTCAATTGCATCTTGTACAAATACAAATATTCATGCCTTCATTTGTAGTGTACTGGCAAAGAACTTAAGCTGATTAAGCTCTTACAAGTAAGCACATGCTTAGCAAACATATTTTCATGCCTGCTTAGATCAGCCTAACATTTCCTACCAACAAGCATGTATAAAATCTTGCATGATTAATCTTGAAGTCTTCCTGCACTCAACAAAGTTCCATCAGATTTCACTGGCTCACTTGTATGGTCACCTTATTCAGCTGACTACTGCCTTCAATTAGGACCCAACAACTCAAATACATGACTTTCCTCAATGACTCCTCCAACTGCTTCATTTTATCATCTCTCAATTTGGCTGAAAATTATTGCTGAAGTTGAAGAAGAAAGGTTCTTGACCTGAGAAAAGGACCTGAGATGGTTCTGGGCATGCTGCTGTGCTAATCTCATGATAAATTCCACCTACAGATCCCCGAGTCCTTCATGGCTTCCACAACTGCAACACTGTCTGCCACAATAGCTCTCCTTATTGAACTCATCTACTCTTAACAAGACTGTTTTTTGCTCTTGAAATTGGAAGCAAAGAATCGTAAACTTTGTGTAGCAAATATAACCAGTATAAGAAGGATATGTGCTTGATGAAGCAAATGGTGTGGAGCAGTGGAGGGGTCACTTATACATAGGGAGAGATAGGAAGATGGGTACTAAGTGGAAGGAGCTGAAAGTTTTGGGGAAAATCAGAGGCTATAGCAGTTTGAGGAGTCAGAAGCTTCTCCATGATTTCTCTCAGGACTCAAAGGAGTATCAGCTTCATTTTGCTGCAAGAGAGACAAAAGGCATTAAAACATGACAGATGAATTGAAGAGAGATACATCACAATCTGTTGTGCATTGTGTTCCTCCACCCACACACTCCTGAGAACCCAAATGactcaaaaattgagaattgaTTATGTTTGGCGAATAAGGTTAGAGAGCATGGATTAgtgctattctttttttttttcttctgcccAGGTCAAAACTAGGATATCCACCAAGGCTCATTAGAAAAGATGAATATCAATGATACATTCAATATATTGcaaatcaaacaaatttctAGGTTTCGTTAATTTCCAAACCCAAAAACTATCATGGTAGGACCACTGAATCAACCTTATGCATCTCatacaaatatcaaataatGTTCAAAAGCATGAAAAGTACATATGCATTGAGAAATATAGTATTCAGGCGAAAATCTGACTTGCACTTCTGCTGCATACAAAATTAAAGAGGATTCAAGCATATACATCGTCTATGCCCACTTATCAACTATCTCACTACCCCAACTGGCTTATATCATACAAGATAGTTTATTTCAATAAGTTCATGATTCAGAAAATCCtaacattttaaaacaatttaacaattataaaaataataaataaataaaacatatatatttgcAAAAGCAATTAAATATGTGAGCAAAAATCAAAAGCCTGCCAttaaatatattgaaatataCAATTAGACTTATTGCATATGACCAATGAATCAGCTTCATTTATCCCATACAGATTGCAGAAGTTCATTCCCATTTTTCTTTGGACCAAGCTAAGAGACTAAGCTCACCAACTAGTTGACGTTGTCACTAAGGAATTACATTGCTAAGCATGTCTACTGGACCATGACATTGCCATCTTTAAGGAAGTGCACAATGTGCTTGACACAAAAATCAGATCACACATAATAGCCACAATCTCCAAGggaattattttcttaataataaattaatctgCCTGCATTGATTTAATACTACAATAGGgggaaaaagacaaaataataagaatatCATTTAATATTCATAATGCATATATGATGCTATGCCACAAAATACTTGTCAATATGAACTTCACAAAGATTTTCAGTTTGCTATGAACTTTACTTGACTAATCTTTGATACAAACTAATCATGATATTTAGATGACATTTTTTACCTGATCAAGTAAAACCAAGTTCTCCATAAGATCAGCTGTGTAAGCCAACCAGGTAGTTGTTTGAATTCTAAGATTGTTCACTTGCAGGCTCTCAGAGTCTATTGAAACGAGCCTGCTGTCAAAAGTTTCAATTAGAAATTCGCCGCTGTTAGTGCAGTCAAAGAACGTCATAACCCAATCAAATAGTACATTTGTCTTAGTCCAAGACCCAACTATACCATACTCTCTCATTACCCATATGAGGCATATATCGGTATTtatttcatcttcatcttcatctacaTTCTCAGCCGGACCAAGAACAACCAAAGCCAACATTCCCTTGAACACCACAAGTTGGTGAACACAGTCATCAAACTTTGAATAAAATTCATCTAAGTAATTCTCCGGCAGTCTTATCTCTCGAAATATCTCATCATTGACATCAAAAGACAAGATGAAATTGTCACCGTCATTGCCCCAAGTATATGCAACAAAATGCAGAGCTCCGTTCAAAAATACACAGGAGTTTGGTAGTACAGCAAATATAGATCCAATATTTGGTACAGATTCCACTGACAATTCAACAGTTCTCCACGAATCAGTACTCAGTGTGTAAACCTCGGCATCAGGTGGTGGCGCCTTTTCATCACCAAGCCCCTCATAAGACACAATCCTGAGAATCTTGAAATCACTGTTTTGAGATTGATAAGCAAATCCATAGGCGACTGTTTCTAAAAATTCGACAGTGAAAGGTCTGAAGTGCATAACATCGatcattttaaacttttgaaTAACTGGGTTCCACAAATATACAGCATTTGTAGGACCAAAAAAGCTATAAAGGAAGAACATGCCATTACAATAGTCAACCACGCTGGAAGATAAAAAGGGTATTTGAAACCTAGAAACCTCGGTGAATGTGCCGTCGCTGTTGTAAACTAAAGTACACAATTCTTTGTCAGAAGACTTGTATAGCAGAAAACCATTATGGCTGTTATTGTAATGGGTATTGGATACTAATGACTTGGGTTGGTTGAGGTTGTGATTGAGGTGTGTGGTAATGAAAATGGGGTTTGTGATTGTAGAGTACCATGATTTTGAAACGCACCTGAATCGGATTAAGGATTTCACTGGCAGCCGAGTAAGGATGTCGAATACAACGTCGTGTGGGAGACTCTCGTCTGACAAATTTGGCTTTCTCCTCAGCTGAGACATCGATGATTAGAAGGAaatgcgtgagagagagagagagagagagtgtgtatTTTTCTTGAGTAAACATACTACAAGAGTACTCTACTAGGGTTACTGGAACAAGGCTCTTGAGTAACGCAaggcttaaattttttttttttttagcagaaATACTGTTAAATTTCATTAAATAGAAAATTAGCCAAAATTGGCTAAGATTACATTATTGATATGTGATggaatatcttttttttttttttttttgaaaggatgATGGAACATCTTCGATCCATATTGAAAAATCGCTAACATATTTAGCATATTTAGCCAAGTTGTGAGCTAGCTTAAACTGATTTTTGATTAATGGGAGTGGGACTCACCAAATTTGTCACTGTTTAGAGCATTTACATTAACCTCTTCAAATGTTTTTAACTAAACTAATCCTGAAAACTCTACTTATTTTAGTTTAGCTATCATTTGGTTTTATACACATACATTAGTCTCAACACCATATcactcttttatttaaatatgatttgTACTTTCTACACCCACAGCATATACATGGATAGGTTGTAGTAATGATATTTAAGTTtgaataatattgttttataaagatgataaaatgaaaattcaagttccgaAATTTTCTAAGtaaaaattctaaattcaaGGCTTCCTGTAATGAGAAAAATAATCTTGGAATTTCTGCATGATTTGATTGGTGTTCAATTCAtgttcaatcgatcgaaaagaGCCCTTGATTAATGCTCGATTCCTCTCAATCGATCGAgactcaaaaaattgaatttctacAGAATTTTCTGATAACTATTCTTAATGTTTGAAAATGTTTCATGCCTTGTGAACGgttttataaaacattttaactCTCCATACATGTCTTTGAAAGAATATAACCTTATGGATATAAATAGTGGTTGATATTCACTCGATATTGTTatcttttctctcccaaaagTTAGTTAAAGAAATAAACATAAGAAATCTTGTGAGTATTCTCCAGAACTATCTGTAGAACCTAAGAACTTACTTGTATCCTAGGCACAAGATTGTGATAATAATTTAGCAACAATAGTATGGGAGCAAATATTGTTTAAGGATAACAATTTTGTACCTCCAAGTTAtctaattttctatttatcttttttgttcACTTTGTTCTTTCTTGATTACTTTGTGTATTATCCCCAACACAATCCATAACCAGGGGTGAAACCACTCCCAAGTGTGGGGTGGCCATGACcccaacaaaaattttgaaaaacccttCTATagtatgtaaaaatattgagcATTTTGAAGATTTAGCATATAAAAATTGGAGTTGCCCCACCCTTAAATATTTGAGTTTGTGCAATgttacttttataaaaaatgttttgcACCTAAGAGGTGTAACAAATCGAACCAAATAATTTCATaactaataaattaaacaaagtATACCCTACAATTtcaaaagcaacaaattaaatcttgagatttcaaaaaataatatattaaacttCAATCTTCAACCCATTGTGTTTGAGGTTTAATTTACTACTTTCTGGAATCCTAATTTTCTTTCAGGTAATGACCAAATTGATCTTTTTTGGGCTCTTTGACCATAGGAGTGTTTGTCTTGTTAATACTTTATAGGACTGACCTAGTATGTCCGTCTTGTCATTGTTACAAAGTTCAAGTTGTGCCccaattaatttaaattttcattaaaaaattaaacctcAAGTAAATAGATAGTAAGTTTTTCAACACAACTAG
The sequence above is drawn from the Quercus robur chromosome 7, dhQueRobu3.1, whole genome shotgun sequence genome and encodes:
- the LOC126693458 gene encoding F-box/kelch-repeat protein At3g06240-like, producing MSQLRRKPNLSDESLPHDVVFDILTRLPVKSLIRFRCVSKSWYSTITNPIFITTHLNHNLNQPKSLVSNTHYNNSHNGFLLYKSSDKELCTLVYNSDGTFTEVSRFQIPFLSSSVVDYCNGMFFLYSFFGPTNAVYLWNPVIQKFKMIDVMHFRPFTVEFLETVAYGFAYQSQNSDFKILRIVSYEGLGDEKAPPPDAEVYTLSTDSWRTVELSVESVPNIGSIFAVLPNSCVFLNGALHFVAYTWGNDGDNFILSFDVNDEIFREIRLPENYLDEFYSKFDDCVHQLVVFKGMLALVVLGPAENVDEDEDEINTDICLIWVMREYGIVGSWTKTNVLFDWVMTFFDCTNSGEFLIETFDSRLVSIDSESLQVNNLRIQTTTWLAYTADLMENLVLLDQQNEADTPLSPERNHGEASDSSNCYSL